In Crassostrea angulata isolate pt1a10 chromosome 4, ASM2561291v2, whole genome shotgun sequence, one genomic interval encodes:
- the LOC128180269 gene encoding cephalotoxin-like protein, with protein MKFILTTFLALVVVSAIFAQTGNDVADQGLEAGTELAQAIADKNFAGTMSKLATKVGPYLGMVGPVIGILFSLAGASQDSAELQFMRNMLAKIENRFDQVDQRLDDIARKIDWNTVRIQFFSFEKKILPMKIELDKFFNASNNDELTSFQNAFTNMYECVYENSGQMLYDHIISGESTFSSNLLVEAMRANEYDRKEIQVFMLGLTKLILVGSQIEMAYYKLKHPSSLDRLKTKWAAQMMKLSQAMNAADREVMGKYRDVAMNDAKRILTFNKGAKNQNVAKAVYSKLSTKFYWRNWFVAVYNAIRGDNNHQMWVCNGGISLRQDGFNLLVASNSENTAALNQNTAKGIINGATMVKKGWWFHKRNLNAKEIFDGVSTVRSCSKYSGFGVIKSNANFHAKAESSRLVTSNRGSYLFFLFH; from the coding sequence atgAAGTTTATCCTGACGACTTTTCTGGCTCTGGTCGTGGTTTCGGCCATATTTGCTCAGACCGGAAATGATGTTGCCGACCAAGGACTCGAGGCCGGAACGGAACTGGCGCAAGCAATCGCCGACAAAAACTTCGCAGGAACTATGAGTAAACTCGCAACGAAGGTGGGTCCGTACTTGGGAATGGTGGGGCCAGTGATTGGAATCCTCTTCTCCCTTGCGGGGGCGAGTCAAGATTCGGCCGAGCTGCAGTTCATGAGAAACATGTTGGCCAAAATTGAAAACCGGTTCGACCAAGTAGACCAGCGACTGGATGACATTGCACGCAAAATCGACTGGAACACTGTTCGAATCCAGTTCTTCTCATTCGAAAAGAAAATTCTCCCCATGAAAATAGAACTGGACAAGTTCTTCAACGCCTCCAACAACGACGAGTTGACCAGTTTCCAAAACGCGTTTACAAACATGTATGAATGCGTGTACGAGAACAGTGGCCAAATGCTGTACGACCACATCATATCGGGAGAGTCCACATTCTCAAGTAATTTACTTGTGGAGGCCATGCGCGCCAATGAATACGACCGCAAGGAAATTCAAGTGTTCATGTTGGGCCTTACAAAACTCATTCTTGTGGGGAGTCAGATCGAAATGGCATACTACAAACTCAAGCATCCGTCTTCTCTGGATAGACTAAAAACGAAATGGGCCGCTCAGATGATGAAACTAAGCCAGGCCATGAACGCAGCCGACAGGGAGGTTATGGGAAAATACAGAGATGTCGCCATGAATGACGCCAAGAGGATTTTAACATTCAACAAAGGCGCTAAAAACCAGAACGTGGCGAAAGCAGTGTACAGTAAGCTGAGCACTAAATTTTACTGGAGAAACTGGTTTGTGGCTGTGTACAACGCCATTAGAGGTGACAACAATCATCAGATGTGGGTATGTAATGGTGGCATCTCCCTCCGACAGGACGGATTCAATTTGTTAGTGGCAAGCAATTCGGAAAATACAGCAGCACTGAACCAAAACACGGCTAAAGGGATTATCAATGGCGCGACTATGGTGAAAAAAGGATGGTGGTTCCATAAAAGAAACCTGAATGCCAAGGAAATTTTCGATGGGGTTTCCACAGTCAGAAGCTGCAGCAAGTACTCCGGATTTGGTGTGATCAAATCAAATGCAAATTTCCACGCTAAAGCTGAAAGTTCCCGACTTGTAACCAGCAACAGAGGATCTTACTTGTTTTTCTTGTTCCATTAA